Proteins encoded in a region of the Nocardia asteroides genome:
- a CDS encoding AAA family ATPase has translation MVSLPVSGAFVGRAAELAALQDAYRDPAVHTVLIGGEAGIGKSRLVAEFTTRLGGRTAVLSGRCPEFGATGVPFTPFVAVMRAVLRELGVEGLAALLPVPEPAVARWLPELAARSGTAGAETDRTRLFGEILTVLEQFALTRPLVVVLEDLHWADDASLALLAFLVANLAEGDLVLVGTYRPADSEPLRKLVTGLRRDPRVRLLTPPPLTKHEVGRQLAALHAREPEPGTIARVFERSRGIPLFVEALGPAPEDTPAELSELLLGYLSDLPEQTASVLSLAAAAGSSVPHTLLEAATDLTPAALTTALHQLIDRQLLVTTDTGYEFRHVLIREAVYDDLLPVERKRLHARISQVLLEHRKQDPHQFPSAELAYHAYAAGELPPALEAAWESASEAESIGAHRDQVRHLDRVLELWDHVPDAASRVEVERLDVVEAVVAACHRGGVVERGIAAADAALAAIDAATEPERAARLHHYRAGLRNQSSSGGEDDLLAALALLPAHPPTRLRGEVLAELAAARVFSGAAAAAENDARSAAEVAEQLDDLPLAARAHAYLGLATADRSEVATAHFDRAHAAAKAAGDPGTLLTVVLWESALLVSAGANEKAIAAIQQGLRAAHETYRFAEAAPILLVKWAQALTALGRWNEALDLVDESLTERLPPLSTAALLLCHARIMLARGDANATATSARTAQPLLGDSRWARQYQIQLYTVQSEIAHAAGDPQRAAEIGAATLIADDLAAHHHEAWALADTVARTRCAPMVLHSVTEKLPVTSAVDAAYRNSCHAVRSGRPADWDAVVASWRALRQPYELARSLLDSGAAELAAGDRPAARDALRSVLELADELAAPPLAEQARQLAERAGIVLAESSDRSSPARRPSTAGLTPRELDVLRLVATGASNRRIAAELFISANTAGVHVSRILAKLGAATRTEAAAMAHARGLLSPSTDG, from the coding sequence GTGGTCAGCCTTCCCGTAAGCGGCGCCTTCGTGGGGCGGGCCGCCGAGCTCGCAGCATTGCAGGACGCCTACCGTGATCCAGCGGTGCACACCGTACTGATCGGCGGCGAAGCGGGCATCGGCAAGTCGCGGCTGGTAGCGGAGTTCACGACGCGGCTCGGCGGACGCACGGCGGTGTTGTCCGGACGGTGTCCGGAGTTCGGCGCGACGGGCGTGCCGTTCACGCCTTTCGTCGCGGTCATGCGCGCGGTCCTGCGTGAATTGGGGGTGGAGGGCCTAGCGGCGCTGCTTCCGGTGCCCGAGCCGGCGGTGGCGCGCTGGCTTCCCGAGCTGGCCGCGCGGTCCGGCACGGCGGGCGCCGAGACCGATCGAACCCGGTTGTTCGGCGAGATCCTGACCGTGCTGGAACAGTTCGCGCTGACCAGGCCCCTGGTGGTGGTGCTGGAGGACCTGCACTGGGCCGACGACGCCAGCTTGGCATTGCTCGCTTTCCTGGTGGCCAACCTGGCCGAGGGCGATCTGGTGCTGGTCGGCACCTACCGGCCCGCCGACTCCGAACCGCTGCGCAAGCTGGTCACGGGCCTGCGCCGCGACCCGCGTGTGCGACTGCTGACTCCGCCGCCGCTGACCAAGCACGAAGTGGGCAGGCAGCTGGCCGCACTGCACGCCAGAGAACCGGAGCCAGGGACGATCGCGAGGGTCTTCGAGCGCAGCAGGGGAATTCCGCTGTTCGTGGAAGCGCTCGGCCCCGCGCCCGAGGACACGCCCGCCGAGCTGTCGGAGCTGTTGCTCGGCTATCTGTCCGACCTGCCCGAGCAGACCGCTTCGGTGCTGAGCCTCGCGGCGGCGGCCGGGTCTTCGGTCCCGCACACGCTGCTGGAGGCCGCCACCGACCTCACACCGGCCGCGCTCACCACTGCCCTGCACCAACTGATCGATCGGCAACTGCTGGTCACCACCGACACCGGCTACGAGTTCCGGCACGTCCTCATCCGTGAAGCGGTCTACGACGATCTTTTACCCGTCGAACGAAAGCGGTTGCACGCCAGAATTTCTCAGGTACTCCTCGAGCACAGGAAACAGGACCCGCACCAGTTCCCCTCCGCCGAGCTGGCCTACCACGCGTATGCCGCCGGAGAGCTGCCGCCCGCCCTCGAGGCCGCGTGGGAATCGGCGTCGGAGGCCGAGAGCATCGGCGCGCATCGTGATCAGGTGCGCCATCTGGACCGGGTGCTCGAACTGTGGGATCACGTGCCGGACGCGGCGAGCAGGGTGGAGGTCGAGCGGCTCGATGTCGTGGAAGCGGTCGTGGCGGCGTGTCATCGCGGCGGTGTCGTCGAGCGCGGGATCGCCGCAGCCGACGCGGCGCTGGCCGCCATCGATGCGGCGACCGAACCGGAGCGCGCCGCCCGGCTGCACCACTATCGCGCCGGACTGCGGAATCAGAGCAGCAGCGGCGGCGAGGACGACCTGCTCGCGGCCCTGGCACTGCTTCCCGCGCACCCGCCGACCCGGCTGCGCGGCGAGGTGCTCGCCGAACTCGCCGCGGCGCGCGTGTTCAGCGGTGCGGCGGCTGCCGCCGAGAACGACGCGCGCTCCGCCGCCGAGGTGGCCGAACAGCTCGACGACCTACCGCTGGCCGCGCGCGCCCACGCCTATCTCGGACTGGCCACCGCGGATCGCTCGGAGGTCGCCACGGCGCATTTCGACCGTGCGCATGCCGCGGCGAAGGCAGCGGGAGATCCGGGAACCCTGCTGACGGTGGTGCTGTGGGAGTCAGCGCTGCTGGTGTCGGCAGGCGCCAACGAGAAGGCCATCGCCGCCATCCAACAGGGTCTGCGAGCCGCGCACGAGACCTACCGGTTCGCCGAAGCCGCGCCGATTCTGCTGGTCAAATGGGCTCAGGCACTCACAGCCCTGGGTCGATGGAACGAGGCGCTCGATCTGGTCGACGAATCGCTCACCGAGCGGTTGCCGCCGTTGAGCACCGCCGCGCTGCTGCTGTGTCACGCCAGGATCATGCTGGCGCGCGGCGACGCGAACGCCACGGCGACGAGCGCGAGAACCGCGCAGCCGTTGCTCGGCGACAGTCGATGGGCCAGGCAATACCAAATTCAGCTGTACACGGTGCAATCCGAGATCGCGCACGCGGCGGGCGACCCGCAGCGCGCCGCTGAGATCGGCGCGGCGACGCTGATCGCGGACGATCTGGCCGCACATCATCACGAGGCGTGGGCGCTGGCCGATACGGTCGCCCGGACGCGCTGCGCTCCCATGGTTCTGCATTCGGTCACGGAAAAGCTGCCCGTGACCAGCGCGGTCGACGCCGCGTACCGGAATTCCTGCCACGCCGTGCGCAGTGGCCGTCCCGCCGACTGGGACGCGGTGGTCGCCTCCTGGCGGGCCCTTCGTCAGCCGTACGAGCTGGCGCGCAGCCTGCTGGACTCCGGGGCAGCCGAACTGGCCGCGGGCGATCGCCCGGCAGCGCGCGACGCACTGCGGTCGGTGCTCGAGCTGGCCGACGAACTGGCGGCGCCTCCCCTCGCCGAGCAAGCCAGACAGTTGGCCGAGCGCGCCGGAATCGTTCTCGCCGAATCCTCCGACCGGTCCTCCCCAGCGCGGCGGCCGAGCACCGCGGGCCTGACGCCCCGGGAACTCGACGTGCTGCGGCTGGTAGCCACGGGCGCGAGCAACCGCCGGATCGCGGCCGAACTGTTCATCAGCGCCAACACCGCCGGTGTGCACGTCTCGCGCATCCTCGCCAAACTCGGCGCGGCCACCCGCACCGAGGCCGCGGCGATGGCGCACGCCCGCGGCCTGCTCAGCCCCTCGACCGACGGGTGA
- a CDS encoding acyl-CoA dehydrogenase → MRSTLLSRRDLDFLLYEWLDVENLTKRERYAEHSRETFDAVLELSEQLAAKYFAPHNKLNDANEPTFDGERVTIIPEVGQALAAFAKAGLPSAAMDYELGGAQLPATVAQASYAWFQAANPGTAGYPFLTVANANLLVAHGGPEHVEKFVKPMLAGRFFGTMCLSEPQAGSSLADTVTRAEPQDDGTYRLFGTKMWISGGDHELGENIVHLVLAKIPGGPAGTKGISLFVVPRFLVGDDGAIGERNDVALAGLNHKMGFRGTVNTVLNFGEGRWTPGGAPGAIGYLVGEPHRGLTYMFHMMNEARIGVGLVATALGYTGYLESLDYARTRAQGRAKLPADPSAPQRPIIEHADVKRMLLAQKAYAEGALALVLYCARLVDEQRTAESDEERRAVTLLLDILTPIAKSWPSQWCLEANSLAIQVLGGYGYTREYNVEQHYRDNRLNPIHEGTHGIQGLDLLGRKVTQQGGASLLALGSRVDATITAARAAGGEAAELAAHLDSAWRRLVEVTAGLFASGDIEAALANSSVYLEAFGHTVLAWIWLEQFLAAADRSGDFYDGKRHAARFFYRFELPKTAPALDLLARLDTTTLQMRDAWF, encoded by the coding sequence ATGCGGTCGACCTTGCTGTCCCGGCGCGATCTCGATTTCCTGCTCTACGAGTGGCTGGACGTCGAGAACCTCACCAAACGCGAGCGGTACGCCGAGCACTCGCGGGAGACCTTCGACGCCGTGCTGGAACTCAGCGAGCAACTGGCCGCCAAGTACTTCGCACCGCACAACAAGCTCAACGACGCCAACGAACCCACCTTCGACGGCGAACGCGTGACCATCATCCCCGAAGTCGGCCAGGCGCTGGCCGCCTTCGCCAAAGCCGGGCTGCCCTCGGCCGCGATGGACTACGAACTCGGCGGCGCACAGCTGCCCGCGACCGTCGCGCAGGCGAGCTACGCCTGGTTCCAGGCGGCCAATCCGGGCACCGCGGGTTACCCGTTCCTCACTGTGGCCAACGCGAATCTGCTTGTCGCCCACGGTGGTCCGGAGCACGTGGAGAAGTTCGTCAAGCCGATGCTCGCGGGCCGTTTCTTCGGCACCATGTGCCTGTCGGAGCCCCAAGCCGGTTCGTCGCTGGCCGACACCGTCACCCGCGCCGAACCACAGGACGACGGCACGTATCGCCTGTTCGGCACCAAGATGTGGATTTCCGGCGGCGATCACGAACTCGGCGAGAACATCGTGCACCTGGTGCTGGCCAAGATCCCCGGCGGACCGGCGGGCACCAAGGGCATCTCACTGTTCGTGGTGCCGCGATTCCTGGTCGGCGACGACGGCGCGATCGGCGAACGCAACGACGTCGCCCTGGCCGGGCTCAACCACAAGATGGGCTTCCGCGGCACGGTCAACACCGTGCTCAACTTCGGCGAGGGCCGCTGGACGCCCGGCGGCGCGCCCGGTGCGATCGGCTACCTGGTCGGCGAACCGCATCGCGGGCTGACCTACATGTTCCACATGATGAACGAGGCCCGCATCGGCGTCGGCCTGGTCGCCACCGCGCTCGGCTACACCGGATACCTCGAGTCGCTCGACTACGCCCGCACCCGCGCGCAGGGCCGGGCCAAGCTGCCCGCCGACCCGTCCGCGCCGCAGCGTCCGATCATCGAGCACGCCGACGTCAAGCGGATGCTGCTGGCACAGAAGGCCTATGCCGAGGGCGCGCTGGCGCTGGTGCTGTACTGCGCGCGGCTGGTCGACGAGCAGCGCACCGCCGAATCCGACGAGGAGCGCCGCGCGGTCACCCTGCTACTGGACATCCTGACCCCGATCGCCAAGAGCTGGCCCTCGCAGTGGTGCCTGGAGGCCAACAGCCTCGCCATCCAGGTGCTCGGCGGCTACGGCTACACCCGCGAGTACAACGTCGAGCAGCACTACCGGGACAACCGGCTCAACCCCATCCACGAGGGCACGCACGGCATCCAAGGGCTGGATCTGCTCGGGCGCAAGGTGACTCAGCAGGGCGGCGCCAGCCTGCTCGCACTCGGCTCCCGCGTCGACGCGACCATCACCGCCGCGCGGGCGGCGGGCGGCGAGGCGGCGGAGCTTGCCGCACACCTGGATTCGGCGTGGCGGCGGCTGGTCGAGGTGACGGCGGGACTGTTCGCCTCCGGTGACATAGAGGCCGCGCTGGCCAACAGCTCGGTGTACCTGGAGGCATTCGGGCACACCGTCCTGGCCTGGATCTGGCTCGAACAGTTCCTCGCCGCCGCGGACCGGTCCGGCGACTTCTACGATGGCAAGCGGCATGCCGCCCGGTTCTTCTACCGTTTCGAATTGCCCAAGACCGCACCGGCACTGGACCTGCTCGCCAGGTTGGACACGACTACCCTGCAGATGCGGGACGCCTGGTTCTGA
- a CDS encoding TetR/AcrR family transcriptional regulator, translated as MYHSAVIDSSQRTTRPPGRPASATREQVIELARRAFLSGERVDIQAIAGQLGLSRASVYRWFGSRDGVLGAVLAGEFEALLRHADARRRSSGARRILDVLYRVNRWMRDNEPFRRYFENEPLSGLRILTASDGPVQPLVVGTVQELIVRATEEDGYRPPLEPALLAYALVRLGEAFLYNDNVAGIRGDVDRLHEVQAALLGIPEAITP; from the coding sequence ATGTATCATTCCGCGGTGATCGATTCCAGTCAGCGGACCACCCGCCCTCCCGGCCGCCCGGCCTCCGCGACCAGGGAACAGGTCATAGAACTCGCTCGCCGCGCGTTCCTGTCCGGGGAGCGCGTGGACATCCAGGCGATCGCCGGGCAACTCGGGCTCAGCCGCGCCTCGGTGTACCGCTGGTTCGGCTCCCGCGACGGAGTGCTCGGCGCGGTCCTGGCCGGGGAGTTCGAGGCGCTGCTCAGGCATGCGGACGCCCGCCGCCGCTCCAGCGGCGCGCGCCGCATCCTGGACGTGCTGTACCGGGTCAACCGCTGGATGCGTGACAACGAACCGTTCCGGCGCTACTTCGAGAACGAGCCACTGTCCGGGTTGCGCATCCTCACCGCGAGCGACGGACCGGTACAGCCACTGGTCGTCGGCACCGTCCAGGAACTGATCGTCCGCGCCACCGAAGAGGACGGATACCGTCCTCCGCTGGAACCGGCGTTGCTGGCCTACGCGCTGGTCCGGCTCGGCGAGGCGTTCCTGTACAACGACAACGTCGCGGGCATCCGCGGCGACGTCGACCGCCTGCACGAGGTCCAGGCGGCGCTGCTGGGCATCCCCGAGGCGATCACCCCCTGA
- a CDS encoding GntR family transcriptional regulator — protein MQVSDGKAEKVAAEPTPVRQLRADQARRVADILRHQLHAGAFDGALPSEQQLAAEYGASRNTVRDALTLLKDEGLIDRAPKVGTRVATRKYDHGLDALLGLQETFKGHGTVRNEVRAAMHVAAPPAVARRLGLAPGERVVYLERLRYLADLPLSLDLTYLTPDIGTEVLGHDLEHTDVFVLLERISGHSLGSADLAVEAVPADPHTASTLDVPGGAPLLMLERLTRLDDGRPVDLEYIRMRGDRITMRGSLTRSTPEWKVL, from the coding sequence GTGCAGGTCAGCGACGGAAAGGCGGAGAAAGTGGCAGCGGAACCCACGCCGGTGCGGCAGTTGCGCGCCGATCAAGCGCGGCGGGTGGCCGACATCTTGCGCCATCAACTGCACGCGGGCGCGTTCGACGGCGCGCTGCCGAGCGAACAGCAGCTCGCCGCCGAATACGGCGCTTCCCGCAATACCGTCCGCGACGCCCTGACGCTGCTGAAGGACGAGGGCTTGATCGACCGGGCGCCCAAAGTGGGCACCCGGGTGGCCACCCGCAAGTACGACCACGGGCTCGACGCGCTGCTGGGGTTGCAGGAGACCTTCAAAGGCCACGGCACCGTGCGCAACGAGGTGCGCGCGGCGATGCACGTCGCCGCGCCGCCCGCCGTCGCGCGCAGGCTCGGTCTGGCGCCGGGCGAGCGCGTGGTCTACCTCGAGCGGCTGCGCTACCTGGCGGATCTGCCGCTGAGCCTCGACCTCACCTATCTGACGCCCGACATCGGCACCGAGGTGCTCGGCCACGACCTCGAGCACACCGATGTCTTCGTGCTGCTGGAACGCATCAGCGGCCACTCCCTCGGCTCCGCCGACCTCGCTGTGGAGGCCGTTCCCGCCGACCCGCACACCGCCTCCACCCTCGACGTCCCCGGCGGTGCGCCGCTGCTGATGCTGGAGCGACTGACGCGCCTGGACGACGGCCGCCCGGTCGACCTGGAATACATCCGGATGCGCGGCGACCGAATCACCATGCGCGGCAGCCTGACCCGCAGCACCCCCGAATGGAAGGTCCTTTAG
- a CDS encoding ferredoxin family protein, giving the protein MALVNQRADIPVTIDESLCIQGCTLCVEICPLDSLAINPDNGKAFMHVDECWYCGPCAARCPTGAVTVNMPYLLR; this is encoded by the coding sequence ATGGCACTCGTGAACCAGCGCGCCGACATCCCCGTCACCATCGACGAATCCCTCTGCATCCAGGGATGCACCCTCTGTGTGGAGATCTGCCCGCTCGACTCGCTGGCCATCAACCCCGACAACGGCAAGGCCTTCATGCACGTGGACGAGTGCTGGTACTGCGGCCCCTGCGCGGCCCGCTGCCCCACCGGAGCCGTGACCGTCAACATGCCCTACCTGCTCCGCTGA
- a CDS encoding ABC transporter substrate-binding protein gives MKVKLVPVLLAAALALTGCSLEQSDDTPAGTVKVVVGYQSKTINTVTAGTLLRAQGYLEQRLQKITDNGGAKYQVEWQDYDTGAPITAQMVAEKIDIGSMGDYPLLINGSRTQANERARTALVSVTGYNPKGALNMVVVPNDSAATSITDLAGQKISASVGSAGHGTLVQALSRAGIDPAKGVEVLNQQPQVGATALESRQVGALSQFVAWPGLVVFQNKAKLLYDGAELGVPTFHGVVARRSYAADHPEVLQAFLAAQLDATQFLREKPFEAAKIVADGSGLPHEVVYLYNGPGGTSFDTTLEPSLIAALKGDVAYLKSIGDFADLDIDRFVDDAPLRKAFADTGRDYDRESTDTANPTRVTGSDPVCGIAAENPALAGELWLDGEPKPQPAADPTCLLRAIQAAKAQGKTIRAAYIPDTELGTRWFADKSIWLRDGARYLPFTTAAAAQRYRQAHPSAAPVTYDQAVTEVRG, from the coding sequence ATGAAAGTGAAACTCGTCCCCGTCCTGCTCGCCGCCGCGCTCGCGCTGACCGGGTGCTCGCTCGAGCAGTCCGACGACACCCCGGCCGGCACCGTCAAGGTGGTCGTCGGCTACCAGTCCAAAACAATCAACACCGTCACCGCGGGCACGTTGCTGCGCGCGCAGGGCTACCTCGAGCAGCGGCTACAGAAGATCACCGACAACGGCGGGGCGAAATACCAGGTCGAATGGCAGGATTACGACACCGGCGCGCCGATCACCGCGCAAATGGTGGCCGAGAAGATCGACATCGGTTCGATGGGCGATTACCCCCTGCTGATCAACGGCTCCCGCACCCAGGCCAACGAGCGGGCGCGCACCGCACTGGTGTCGGTCACCGGGTACAACCCCAAAGGCGCGCTGAACATGGTCGTGGTGCCGAACGACTCGGCGGCAACCAGCATCACCGACCTGGCGGGGCAGAAGATCTCGGCCAGCGTCGGCTCGGCCGGACACGGCACTCTGGTGCAGGCGCTGTCGCGGGCCGGAATCGATCCGGCCAAGGGCGTGGAGGTGCTCAACCAGCAGCCGCAGGTCGGCGCGACCGCGCTGGAATCGCGCCAGGTGGGCGCGCTGTCGCAGTTCGTCGCATGGCCCGGCCTGGTCGTCTTCCAGAACAAGGCCAAACTGCTCTACGACGGCGCCGAACTCGGCGTGCCGACCTTCCACGGCGTGGTGGCCCGGCGCTCCTACGCCGCCGATCACCCGGAAGTGCTCCAGGCGTTCCTCGCCGCGCAACTGGACGCCACCCAGTTCCTGCGGGAGAAGCCGTTCGAAGCCGCGAAGATCGTCGCCGACGGCTCCGGTCTGCCTCACGAGGTGGTGTATCTCTACAACGGTCCCGGCGGAACGAGTTTCGACACCACGCTCGAGCCGAGCCTGATCGCGGCGCTCAAAGGCGATGTGGCCTACCTGAAGTCGATCGGAGATTTCGCCGACCTGGACATCGACCGGTTCGTCGACGACGCGCCGCTGCGCAAAGCGTTCGCCGACACCGGACGCGACTACGACCGGGAATCGACCGACACCGCCAACCCGACGCGGGTCACCGGCAGCGATCCCGTCTGCGGCATCGCGGCCGAGAATCCCGCACTGGCAGGTGAACTGTGGCTGGACGGGGAACCGAAACCCCAACCGGCCGCCGACCCGACCTGCCTGCTGCGCGCGATCCAGGCCGCGAAGGCGCAGGGCAAAACGATCCGCGCCGCCTACATCCCGGACACCGAACTCGGCACGCGCTGGTTCGCCGACAAGTCGATCTGGTTGCGCGACGGCGCCCGCTACCTGCCCTTCACCACCGCCGCCGCCGCGCAGCGCTACCGGCAGGCGCATCCGTCCGCCGCACCGGTCACCTACGACCAGGCCGTCACGGAAGTACGCGGATGA